In Alphaproteobacteria bacterium, one genomic interval encodes:
- a CDS encoding diguanylate cyclase, whose amino-acid sequence MTIAVIEATGAARSLARVVVSSADPKRIRELSVRLDACGYATVPVGAGTRALRIVREVLPDLVVVNADEDIGAAMALAEGVKHCDETRHVPVVMQAMYADATFRRGCLAAGIDDVITGGVSNAILAARLAPLFRLATMTAELHRRRQTMHALGLAEGAKATIEPDVREPRVLFLNSGLTSPTGSTVELVLAADCGIAHSADAFEAAESLSSSQFDALVVVPEDEIERTLHLCAHIRNNPRLFNLPVLIVARREQFADVETCYSRGASIVLHRPFDPTELRDHVLSLVRRQRVRQAIHRGLSGTLVERTADAASGLYSKAFSSRHLSRLISNAGLSQKPVSLVLFDLQNIAWFERQYGGGSGDRVVNQVSRWIAGLIRAEDMAARLGESIVAVILPDTGAHEAQFVANRIEGVLLNTDFSLKNSVEADPLRVWVGTGIATAEAGDTVDGLIARAKSQMR is encoded by the coding sequence ATGACGATCGCGGTAATTGAAGCAACAGGTGCAGCCCGCTCCCTCGCGCGCGTCGTGGTGTCGAGCGCCGATCCGAAGCGGATCCGCGAGCTGAGTGTCCGGCTCGACGCCTGCGGTTATGCGACGGTGCCGGTCGGTGCTGGCACGCGCGCACTCCGCATCGTTCGCGAAGTGCTGCCGGACCTCGTCGTCGTGAATGCCGATGAAGATATCGGGGCAGCGATGGCGCTCGCTGAAGGGGTGAAGCACTGTGACGAAACACGCCATGTTCCCGTCGTCATGCAGGCGATGTACGCCGATGCCACCTTTCGCCGCGGATGCCTCGCCGCCGGCATCGACGACGTGATCACGGGAGGCGTCAGCAACGCCATACTCGCAGCACGACTGGCGCCCCTCTTCCGCCTCGCGACCATGACGGCGGAACTCCATCGCCGTCGTCAGACAATGCACGCCCTGGGTCTGGCCGAGGGTGCGAAGGCGACTATCGAACCGGACGTACGCGAGCCGCGGGTGCTATTCCTCAATTCGGGATTGACTTCACCCACTGGGTCGACCGTCGAATTGGTGCTTGCGGCGGATTGTGGGATTGCCCATTCCGCCGACGCGTTCGAGGCAGCGGAATCCCTTTCCAGCTCGCAGTTCGATGCTCTCGTGGTGGTGCCCGAAGACGAGATCGAGCGAACGCTTCACCTTTGCGCCCATATTCGCAACAATCCGCGTCTCTTCAACCTGCCCGTCCTCATCGTGGCAAGACGCGAACAGTTTGCAGATGTCGAAACCTGCTACAGCCGCGGCGCCAGTATCGTCTTGCATCGTCCTTTCGATCCGACGGAACTGCGCGATCACGTCTTGAGCCTCGTGCGCCGTCAGCGAGTGCGCCAGGCCATCCATCGCGGCCTCTCGGGCACGCTCGTGGAGCGGACCGCCGACGCGGCCTCGGGGCTCTATAGCAAGGCATTTTCCTCGCGCCATCTCAGTCGCCTCATCTCGAACGCCGGACTCAGCCAAAAGCCGGTTTCGCTTGTGCTCTTCGATCTCCAAAACATCGCCTGGTTCGAGCGCCAATATGGCGGCGGTTCGGGAGATCGCGTCGTCAATCAAGTATCGCGCTGGATTGCCGGCCTCATTCGCGCCGAAGACATGGCCGCTCGATTGGGCGAATCCATCGTGGCGGTCATTCTTCCGGACACCGGTGCGCACGAGGCCCAATTCGTCGCCAACCGCATTGAGGGCGTTTTGCTCAATACCGATTTTTCATTGAAAAATAGCGTCGAAGCCGATCCGTTGCGGGTCTGGGTCGGGACCGGCATAGCCACCGCCGAGGCCGGCGATACGGTCGACGGTTTGATTGCGCGGGCAAAATCCCAAATGCGGTGA
- a CDS encoding acyl-CoA synthetase, with protein MNINKEIPDNPHVSPYERDLDRNAANFTPLTPLGFLERAASVYPEKIAVIHGDTQFTYGDFMARCRRLASALKSHGVGVGDTVSIMAPNVPALLEAHYGVAMAGAVLNAINYRLDSASIAFMLSHGGAKVFIADREFSPLVKPALATLERPPVVIDIDDPLHAGGELLGEKDYEAFLAQGDPDFTWRSPKDEWEAIALSYTSGTTGNPKGVVYHHRGAFLNALGNVIEFGLDASAVYLWTLPMFHCSGWTYTWAVTAVAGTHVCLRKVEPRLIFALIERHRVTHLCGAPIVLNMLVHAPESEKRRFAHRVEVATGGAAPPSAIIAAMESMGFRVTHLYGLTESYGPATLCAWQEAWGDLDLADKASKMARQGIRYVTLADMMVADPATLRPVASDGATIGELMLRGNTVMKGYLKNPKASAEAFRGGWLHTGDLAVRHPDGYVEIKDRSKDIIISGGENISSLEVEEVLYKHPLIMEAAVVARPDSKWGEVPCAFVTLKDESAEVSAQEIIAYCREHLARYKVPRYVVFGALPKTSTGKIQKFVLREKAKEA; from the coding sequence ATGAATATTAATAAAGAAATACCGGATAATCCTCATGTCAGCCCTTATGAACGCGATCTCGATCGCAACGCAGCCAATTTCACGCCGCTGACCCCGCTCGGCTTTCTCGAACGCGCCGCTTCCGTTTACCCGGAGAAAATCGCCGTCATTCATGGAGACACCCAATTCACGTATGGCGATTTCATGGCTCGATGCCGGCGGCTCGCGTCGGCGCTGAAATCCCACGGCGTGGGCGTCGGCGACACGGTATCGATCATGGCCCCGAACGTCCCGGCGTTGCTCGAAGCGCATTATGGGGTGGCGATGGCGGGTGCCGTCCTCAATGCGATCAATTACCGTCTCGACTCCGCGAGCATCGCGTTCATGCTGAGCCACGGCGGCGCCAAGGTCTTCATTGCGGATCGCGAGTTTTCCCCTTTGGTCAAACCGGCATTGGCAACGCTCGAAAGGCCGCCGGTCGTCATCGATATCGACGATCCGCTCCATGCCGGCGGCGAACTTCTCGGCGAGAAGGACTACGAAGCGTTCCTGGCCCAGGGCGACCCCGATTTCACCTGGCGCTCGCCCAAGGACGAGTGGGAAGCGATCGCGCTTAGCTACACCTCAGGCACCACAGGCAATCCCAAGGGTGTCGTCTACCATCATCGCGGCGCTTTCCTGAATGCGCTCGGCAACGTCATTGAATTTGGCCTGGATGCAAGTGCTGTCTATCTCTGGACGCTGCCCATGTTCCACTGCAGCGGATGGACATACACCTGGGCGGTCACCGCGGTCGCGGGAACCCATGTCTGCCTGCGCAAGGTGGAGCCCCGGCTCATCTTTGCCTTGATCGAAAGGCATCGAGTAACCCATCTGTGCGGCGCACCCATCGTCCTCAACATGCTGGTTCATGCACCGGAGAGCGAAAAGCGACGTTTCGCGCACCGTGTCGAGGTCGCGACCGGGGGTGCGGCCCCGCCAAGTGCGATAATCGCCGCCATGGAGAGCATGGGCTTTCGCGTGACGCACCTCTACGGCCTCACCGAAAGCTACGGCCCCGCGACGCTTTGCGCGTGGCAGGAGGCTTGGGGCGATCTCGATCTTGCCGACAAGGCGTCGAAAATGGCGCGGCAGGGCATCCGCTACGTCACACTTGCCGACATGATGGTCGCCGACCCTGCCACCCTTCGTCCTGTCGCGTCGGACGGTGCGACGATTGGCGAGCTGATGCTTCGTGGCAACACCGTGATGAAGGGCTATCTCAAGAACCCGAAAGCGAGTGCCGAGGCCTTTCGCGGCGGCTGGCTTCATACCGGCGATCTCGCGGTGCGCCACCCCGACGGCTATGTCGAGATCAAGGATCGCTCGAAGGACATCATCATTTCCGGGGGTGAGAACATCTCCTCGCTCGAAGTCGAGGAGGTGCTTTACAAGCATCCGCTCATCATGGAAGCCGCCGTGGTTGCGCGGCCCGACAGCAAATGGGGCGAAGTGCCATGCGCGTTCGTGACCCTCAAGGACGAAAGTGCTGAGGTCAGCGCGCAAGAGATAATCGCCTATTGCCGAGAGCATCTTGCGCGTTACAAGGTGCCGAGATACGTCGTTTTCGGAGCACTGCCGAAAACCTCGACTGGCAAGATCCAGAAATTCGTGCTTCGCGAAAAGGCGAAGGAGGCTTGA
- a CDS encoding DsbA family oxidoreductase: MIIDIVSDTICPWCFVGKRRLERALTLAPQSDLQITWHPFQLNPDMPAEGMDRREYLRLKFGDSRGSGAYDAIREAGAGEGIEFNFDGIVRTPNTVDSHRVIRFALDYGLQDAVVESLFNAYFVDGHDISDRRELLDAGARAGLERGQLADYLEGDEGSADVANADQMARRMGIQGVPCFILDRKYVISGAQSPDLFVQAFGLIGRDAASVDEETREN, encoded by the coding sequence ATGATCATCGATATCGTGTCGGACACCATTTGCCCGTGGTGCTTCGTCGGCAAGCGCCGGCTCGAGCGCGCGCTGACCTTGGCGCCGCAAAGCGATCTTCAAATCACTTGGCATCCTTTTCAGCTCAACCCGGACATGCCTGCCGAAGGCATGGACAGGCGAGAGTACCTGCGCCTCAAATTTGGCGATAGCCGCGGTTCTGGCGCATACGACGCGATCCGCGAGGCCGGTGCTGGCGAGGGCATCGAATTCAACTTCGATGGCATCGTGCGGACGCCGAATACAGTCGATTCCCACCGCGTAATCCGCTTCGCGCTGGATTACGGCCTGCAGGATGCCGTCGTTGAAAGTCTGTTCAATGCCTATTTCGTCGATGGCCATGACATCAGCGACCGCCGCGAGCTGCTTGACGCCGGCGCACGCGCAGGCCTCGAGCGCGGCCAACTCGCCGATTATCTCGAGGGCGACGAAGGTTCGGCCGATGTCGCGAACGCGGATCAGATGGCGCGCCGCATGGGCATCCAAGGCGTTCCCTGCTTCATCCTCGACCGAAAATACGTGATCTCCGGCGCCCAATCGCCCGATCTCTTCGTTCAGGCGTTCGGCTTGATCGGGAGAGATGCGGCGAGCGTCGACGAAGAGACGCGCGAAAATTGA
- a CDS encoding glucose 1-dehydrogenase, which produces MVAAEYFDLTGKAAIVTGATSGLGRHFAITLARQGAKVALMGRRVGLLRDLAREIEGFDGRAIPIAADVARADSVRQAIAAAETELGSIGILVNNAGVAIVKSVLDMSEKDWDQIVDVNLRGAWLVAQEVAKHMARLGHGGSIINIASITAFRVAGQLSAYAATKAALVQLTNSMALELARYKIRVNAIAPGYIETDINREFFASAAGQAMIKRVPQRRLGQPEDLDGALLLLASDASSYMTGSTIVVDGGHLHSAL; this is translated from the coding sequence ATGGTGGCGGCTGAGTATTTCGACCTTACGGGAAAAGCAGCGATCGTGACGGGTGCCACGAGCGGGCTCGGGCGTCACTTCGCGATCACGCTTGCGCGCCAGGGTGCGAAGGTGGCGCTCATGGGCAGGCGGGTCGGACTTCTGCGAGATCTTGCGAGGGAAATCGAGGGCTTCGATGGTCGCGCCATCCCAATCGCCGCCGATGTGGCGCGTGCGGACAGTGTGCGGCAAGCCATAGCCGCCGCCGAGACCGAGCTCGGCTCGATCGGCATTCTCGTCAACAATGCGGGTGTCGCGATTGTAAAGTCCGTTCTCGACATGTCGGAGAAAGACTGGGACCAGATCGTCGATGTGAACTTGCGCGGCGCCTGGCTCGTGGCCCAGGAGGTCGCCAAGCACATGGCGCGTCTCGGTCATGGCGGCAGCATCATCAATATCGCGTCGATCACTGCGTTCCGCGTCGCAGGGCAGCTCTCCGCCTATGCCGCCACCAAGGCGGCCCTTGTGCAGCTGACCAATTCCATGGCGCTCGAATTGGCGCGCTATAAGATCCGCGTGAATGCGATCGCACCGGGATACATCGAGACGGACATCAACCGGGAATTTTTTGCGAGTGCAGCCGGACAGGCGATGATCAAGCGCGTGCCCCAGCGCCGGCTGGGGCAGCCCGAGGACCTCGACGGCGCCCTTCTGCTGCTGGCATCGGATGCCTCGTCCTACATGACCGGCAGCACCATCGTCGTGGATGGCGGGCATCTTCATTCCGCGCTGTGA